One segment of Spiroplasma kunkelii CR2-3x DNA contains the following:
- a CDS encoding spiroplasma phage ORF1-like family protein, which translates to MGRLIINYKTPNKLLNIFIYKNNIKYEFTFNWEIIQYLFMPIIANQSYKHFDMNYLVLNFNYKELINMDILKKSNSNYFVNDVKQNFYSLDNLFLILDYFYFNVLRVIFDISNFRECIYFTSDNGSLGFVFFVKNGFLLYPKSMVFNILRFTDTNIYYLKPQVQLYNAYTINSTNDYFSYYSNWDYKTDILPSNNDKWTQSIKLLDMTDRTKYQGFNVIRFNTTRLTEDRSISINGFNFSLYNATDWNNEINSGNIWKIPYKICSWYNIACHIQNAAIWIVNNLPGMKEIYKFVNGIVHVFINVPELFNNIGNLFAFDITFKIMLSSILVLAMVNGLLRYF; encoded by the coding sequence TTGGGTAGATTAATTATTAATTATAAAACCCCAAATAAATTGCTAAATATTTTTATTTATAAAAACAATATAAAATATGAATTTACTTTTAATTGAGAAATTATACAATATTTATTTATGCCAATTATTGCCAATCAAAGTTATAAACATTTTGATATGAATTATTTAGTTTTAAATTTTAATTATAAAGAATTGATTAATATGGATATTCTTAAAAAATCTAATAGTAATTATTTTGTTAATGATGTTAAACAAAATTTTTATTCGTTGGATAATTTATTTTTAATTTTAGATTATTTTTATTTTAATGTTTTAAGAGTTATATTTGATATTTCTAATTTTAGAGAATGTATTTATTTTACATCTGATAATGGTAGTTTAGGTTTTGTATTTTTTGTAAAAAATGGTTTTTTATTATATCCAAAATCAATGGTTTTTAATATTTTAAGATTTACTGATACAAATATTTATTATTTAAAACCACAAGTGCAGTTGTATAATGCCTATACGATAAATAGTACTAATGATTATTTTTCTTATTATTCAAATTGAGATTATAAGACTGATATTTTACCTTCTAATAATGATAAATGAACTCAATCAATAAAATTATTAGATATGACAGATAGAACAAAATATCAAGGTTTTAATGTAATTAGATTTAATACAACTAGATTAACAGAGGATAGGTCTATTTCAATTAATGGTTTTAATTTTAGTCTTTATAATGCCACTGATTGAAATAATGAAATTAATAGTGGTAATATTTGAAAAATACCTTATAAAATTTGTAGTTGATATAATATTGCTTGTCATATTCAAAATGCAGCAATTTGGATTGTAAATAATTTGCCTGGTATGAAAGAAATTTATAAATTTGTTAATGGGATAGTACATGTGTTTATTAATGTACCTGAATTGTTTAATAATATTGGTAATTTGTTTGCTTTTGATATTACATTTAAGATTATGTTAAGTTCTATATTGGTTTTAGCAATGGTTAACGGACTTTTACGCTATTTTTAG
- a CDS encoding lipoprotein, whose product MKRLLSLFGAITLLGTSTTSLVGCSKKQEYTPEELTQLKEKNKINTTDENIKNNLEWIGPQEKPFNEVDSKYYYVVWHSNSTENWRVTKFKNDIEIKNGKRVIINENGIEKLFIFMETEGTFKYEAVKYPKDITIFWNGSFNWKFCEPSSEKVFKAVYRWNGEEQNVPDLVIDDDGNIKVKGE is encoded by the coding sequence ATGAAAAGATTATTAAGTTTATTTGGTGCAATTACATTACTAGGAACAAGTACAACAAGTTTAGTTGGTTGTAGTAAAAAACAAGAATATACACCTGAAGAATTAACACAACTAAAAGAAAAAAATAAAATAAATACAACAGATGAAAATATTAAAAATAACTTAGAATGAATAGGACCACAAGAAAAACCATTTAATGAAGTTGATAGTAAATATTATTATGTGGTATGACATAGTAATTCAACCGAAAATTGAAGAGTTACAAAATTTAAAAATGACATAGAAATAAAAAATGGAAAAAGAGTAATTATTAATGAAAATGGAATAGAAAAATTATTTATTTTTATGGAAACAGAAGGTACTTTTAAATATGAAGCAGTAAAATATCCAAAAGACATAACAATTTTTTGGAATGGTTCATTTAATTGAAAATTTTGTGAACCATCTAGTGAAAAAGTTTTTAAAGCCGTTTATCGTTGAAATGGTGAAGAACAAAATGTACCTGATTTAGTTATTGATGATGATGGTAATATAAAAGTTAAGGGTGAATAA
- a CDS encoding DUF3627 domain-containing protein, which yields MSNYIKKNQNIENYFISKEFIPFTTDKASFINLPNHNRHIGFWLSNKFIYPSEKHSEQVAIGLIYDNSYPIIKYDENLKRNIWKYLTGTELINLYNQYKQNYFTKMKEALFSSEPKKVKANNNNNNLINWTVEKEQQLIKDLEDLN from the coding sequence TTGAGTAATTATATTAAGAAAAATCAGAATATAGAAAATTATTTTATTAGTAAGGAATTTATCCCTTTTACAACAGATAAAGCAAGTTTTATTAATTTACCCAATCATAATCGCCATATTGGTTTTTGGTTGAGTAATAAGTTTATTTATCCGAGTGAAAAACATTCAGAGCAAGTAGCAATTGGTTTGATTTATGATAATTCTTATCCTATTATAAAGTATGATGAAAATTTAAAGCGAAATATTTGAAAATATTTAACTGGAACAGAATTAATCAATTTATATAATCAATATAAACAAAATTATTTTACTAAAATGAAAGAAGCGTTATTTTCAAGTGAACCTAAAAAAGTAAAAGCAAATAATAACAATAATAATTTAATAAATTGAACTGTTGAAAAAGAGCAACAATTAATTAAAGATTTGGAAGATTTAAATTAA
- a CDS encoding DUF2649 family protein, translating into MQNDWIKLKEFFIHIFLFIDKTNVETITMWNLTQNEYLTLMVGIWIVILLLTWFFLWMVFKIVSCFK; encoded by the coding sequence ATGCAAAATGATTGAATTAAATTAAAAGAGTTTTTTATTCATATATTTTTGTTTATAGATAAAACAAATGTTGAAACTATTACAATGTGGAATTTAACGCAAAATGAATATTTAACTTTAATGGTTGGTATTTGAATTGTTATTTTGTTATTAACTTGGTTTTTCTTGTGAATGGTTTTTAAAATAGTTAGTTGTTTTAAATAA
- a CDS encoding spiroplasma phage ORF1-like family protein: protein MKKSLSLFAIFILSFLGLVIPFITLTAFIPLNGEHYTLKQENSIDKGINETDFINTMFLRSSFFENWSETNYFINPTLKTSKKLLFNDKWYLDFLQDSYSTGVVYDKPSSSFFSFYHMWDSWKNTYMVEKFYDVKKENFLNDLTDFIYAFALKYQMYDVSKKIVENVDRYKENHYPRVKLKQDNWKLINRDNFVKENNEKNNKWYILIAKQMQSDNFSIIKFNFSSELIWKVGEHGGHRINNRWYVYIHSLYRWDGEGEPETPTINKDTGEVILEPNTYQQNFVKEFINYSLTAVLQENIRVQQGGSADYENPNKVGTKRIIFDFETVDELDIKNIKKAIYRMILTVDEANTIISGSLELNNVNSDDLSFNFSFMRIGTGQVFSFNGSIYSSINNKDLTYYQQFNGQFYLSKFLQSFFASALVPVFQNRSSFIENGYIDNLQYDTVLVNFFALKLQNFNNILLSDNINDKLQFDKLLNSMFKISQKFYTNYLRTIFDLENNTYVQGYNKKYGLLVNNGFKIYPRYFYFSDKYKQLDIKLYSAFKNRFYTINNYGSVFNYDFSVSNDYNIKLNSGYVFGGDLQNKYGLQYKKIEEQKIGYNVFELQAQKENDMYRYYDFNFGIYNWQEINSGGLFPDKQWWQVQYVTPEGWWDFGAHIKNAVIWIVNTIPGVKQVNELASGVGKVFETVYSFFSQIFEVWKFNPALYSTITNIFLLIIFIKLVRLI from the coding sequence ATGAAAAAATCGTTATCTTTATTTGCCATATTTATTTTAAGTTTTTTAGGTTTGGTTATTCCATTTATTACTTTAACGGCGTTTATACCGTTAAATGGAGAACATTATACACTTAAACAAGAGAATAGTATTGATAAAGGTATTAATGAAACTGATTTTATTAATACAATGTTTTTACGCAGCAGTTTTTTTGAAAATTGGTCTGAAACAAATTATTTTATTAATCCAACTTTAAAAACATCAAAAAAATTATTGTTTAATGATAAATGGTATTTGGATTTTTTACAAGATAGTTATTCAACAGGAGTTGTTTATGATAAACCAAGTTCATCTTTTTTTAGTTTTTATCACATGTGAGATAGTTGAAAAAATACATATATGGTTGAAAAATTTTATGATGTTAAAAAGGAAAATTTTTTAAATGATTTAACTGATTTTATTTATGCTTTTGCTTTAAAATATCAGATGTATGATGTATCTAAAAAAATTGTGGAAAATGTTGACCGCTATAAAGAAAATCATTATCCAAGAGTTAAGTTAAAACAAGATAATTGAAAATTAATTAATAGAGATAATTTTGTAAAAGAAAATAATGAAAAAAATAATAAATGATATATTTTAATTGCTAAACAAATGCAAAGTGATAATTTTTCTATTATAAAATTTAATTTTTCAAGTGAATTAATTTGAAAAGTTGGAGAACATGGAGGACATAGAATTAATAATCGTTGATATGTTTATATTCATTCACTATATCGTTGAGATGGTGAGGGTGAACCTGAAACACCAACAATCAATAAAGACACTGGTGAAGTTATATTAGAGCCGAATACTTATCAACAAAATTTTGTAAAAGAATTTATTAATTATTCTTTAACTGCTGTTTTGCAAGAAAATATTAGAGTTCAACAAGGTGGTAGTGCGGATTATGAAAATCCGAATAAGGTTGGAACAAAGCGGATAATTTTTGATTTTGAGACGGTTGATGAATTAGATATTAAAAATATTAAAAAAGCAATTTATCGGATGATTTTAACTGTTGATGAAGCAAATACAATTATTTCAGGTAGTTTAGAGTTAAATAATGTTAATAGTGATGATTTAAGTTTTAATTTTAGTTTTATGCGGATTGGAACTGGTCAAGTTTTTAGTTTTAATGGTTCAATTTATTCATCCATAAATAATAAAGATTTAACATATTATCAACAGTTTAACGGTCAGTTTTATTTATCTAAGTTTTTACAGTCGTTTTTTGCAAGTGCGTTGGTGCCAGTGTTTCAAAATCGTAGTTCATTTATAGAAAATGGTTATATCGATAATTTGCAATATGATACTGTTTTAGTTAACTTTTTTGCTTTGAAATTACAAAATTTTAATAATATTTTATTGAGTGATAATATCAATGATAAATTACAATTTGATAAATTATTAAATAGTATGTTTAAGATTTCACAGAAATTTTATACTAATTATTTACGTACGATTTTTGATTTAGAAAATAATACTTATGTTCAAGGTTATAATAAAAAATATGGTTTATTAGTAAATAATGGTTTTAAAATTTATCCACGATATTTTTATTTTTCGGATAAATATAAGCAATTAGATATTAAATTATATTCAGCATTTAAAAATCGGTTTTATACCATTAATAATTATGGTAGTGTTTTTAATTATGATTTTTCGGTTTCTAATGATTATAATATTAAGTTAAATTCTGGTTATGTTTTTGGTGGTGATTTACAAAATAAATATGGTTTGCAATATAAAAAAATTGAAGAACAAAAAATCGGTTATAATGTTTTTGAATTGCAAGCTCAAAAAGAGAATGATATGTACCGATATTATGATTTTAATTTTGGGATTTATAATTGACAAGAGATAAATAGTGGTGGTTTATTCCCTGATAAGCAATGATGACAAGTACAATATGTAACGCCTGAGGGTTGATGAGATTTTGGTGCTCATATTAAAAATGCCGTAATTTGAATTGTTAATACTATTCCTGGTGTTAAACAAGTTAACGAGTTAGCGAGTGGTGTTGGTAAGGTTTTTGAGACAGTATATAGTTTTTTTAGTCAAATATTTGAAGTATGAAAATTTAATCCCGCATTGTATAGTACAATAACAAATATCTTTTTATTAATTATTTTTATTAAATTGGTGCGATTAATATAA
- a CDS encoding lipoprotein, which translates to MKKWISIIGAIGLTATSTTTLISCNKENNNNENKENNKTKLSYNPQQPPENSNWKLINRDNFVKENNEKNNKWYILIAKQMQSDNFSIIKFNFSSELIWKVGEHGGHRINNRWYVYIHSLYRWDGAGEPETPTINKDTGEITDWK; encoded by the coding sequence ATGAAAAAATGAATTAGCATAATAGGAGCAATCGGATTAACAGCAACAAGCACAACAACATTAATCAGTTGTAATAAAGAAAATAATAACAATGAAAACAAAGAAAATAATAAAACAAAACTATCATATAATCCACAACAACCACCAGAAAATAGTAATTGAAAATTAATTAATAGAGATAATTTTGTAAAAGAAAATAATGAAAAAAATAATAAATGATATATTTTAATTGCTAAACAAATGCAAAGTGATAATTTTTCTATTATAAAATTTAATTTTTCAAGTGAATTAATTTGAAAAGTTGGAGAACATGGAGGACATAGAATTAATAATCGTTGATATGTTTATATTCATTCACTATATCGTTGAGATGGTGCGGGTGAACCTGAAACACCAACAATCAATAAAGACACTGGTGAAATTACTGACTGAAAATAA
- a CDS encoding DDE-type integrase/transposase/recombinase: protein MDAKYFVPSKFPVDKKYYVYDFIDEKTRLTLGYVYDKLSIDNAIAAVKKAISDFKNIFGVKITRIRTDNGSEFINNYRNNQKNNVKETNFTQFLTDKNIFHQTTPVRSPQSNGKIERFHQNYTKLFVFEEKILNVVSLQNKLNDYYYFYNFERVHKSLNFHTPFNFLNSLIK, encoded by the coding sequence ATGGACGCTAAATATTTTGTACCAAGTAAATTTCCAGTTGATAAAAAGTATTATGTTTATGATTTTATTGATGAAAAAACAAGATTAACATTAGGATATGTTTATGATAAATTAAGTATTGATAATGCTATTGCTGCTGTTAAAAAAGCAATTAGTGATTTTAAAAATATATTTGGTGTTAAAATAACACGGATTAGAACTGATAACGGTTCAGAATTTATTAATAATTATCGGAATAATCAAAAAAATAATGTTAAAGAAACTAATTTTACTCAATTTTTAACAGATAAAAATATTTTTCATCAGACAACACCTGTTCGTTCTCCACAGTCAAACGGCAAGATTGAAAGATTTCATCAAAATTATACTAAATTATTTGTATTTGAAGAAAAAATATTAAATGTCGTTAGTTTACAGAATAAATTAAATGATTATTATTATTTTTATAATTTTGAAAGAGTTCATAAGTCTTTAAATTTTCATACACCATTTAACTTTTTGAATAGTTTAATTAAATAA